The Arabidopsis thaliana chromosome 5, partial sequence genomic interval GGTAAAACATCTGAAACAGGGTCATATATGTTTGTGCTATTgttcttttgtatttcttaGTTACAGTGTAAGAATATCTGGGATGTGATCCAGGTTGGTTACagtgaaggagatgaagaacacATATGCTTAGCTTATGAAGAAAACCGGTGGGTCAATCTCAGACGTGAGTGTATAGCAGGAGAGGTAAGTCGAAACAGTTACCTTTTGTCTACCTCAGAATTGTATAGTGAATTTAGATAAGGTAGACATGAATGATTGATATATGTGTGGTGATGGCATAGGATGTTGGTGACTGGAAGAATGTGGTCAGATTCTGTGGAGAGAGGAAGGTTCGGCCAGAGATTCTGCTTTACGAAGCTGCCTGATCGATGGCCTAACAAGTGACAATGTGGAGAAGTCTAGCATTGATGTTTCCATCTACCAGAAGACACTTTTTTAtctttgctttggttttttttttgatgagatCGATGTGATCCAAGTATAACTACGGTACCTCTTAATTCACTATCACTTGAGTCTTAAGAGTGTTGTTACACAAGATAGAAAACATAGAGAgcgagaaaaaaaagattgaaagaaAATGCAGAGCTTGAGCTAAACGTCTTATAGCGATTACCTCAAACGACATCGCTTAACATCATCAATAGATACAACCACTTAACCGGCTCGGTTATCTTTCTGGTTCGTTTAAATCCCCGAATACTCCGAGCGAGTTAGAGTCTTTCCTTCAACggcaaaaccaaaacctctCAAGAGTtccttttattgttttttcaacATCACTCTccattttttgtaaaaataaaaatatctaatttttcttGTGTGGCTCTCCAAACATTTTCACGAATGttgttcatcatcaacatgaaGACCATTCCACATTCAATTCTTAACCCATATTCGAAGATTCACTCAATTTTTGGGtctttttttgatttttttattccgAGAAAATCCCAAACGGATAATGCACACAAGGTGTTCGACAAAATTCCCCAATACTCAAAATTGTGGGTCTCTCTCTGTTTGTTTAAGGCTTGTGTCACGTGGCTCTCACGTGATATAAAAAGCcagcctcttcttcttcagtacCTTACGGTTATAATCGTTGATTGTTCCCGCCTCTACTCTCACAAATCTCTCTGAATCATCGTgatccacaaaacaaaaccttcgAGAGCAAGAATCATCGTGAAGAATCGTTACTATGGCGTCTTCTTTCAAGAAGGATGTTATGGCGGAAAGACTCTACAAAGACGCTGAAGATCTCATCGCTAAAGGAAATCACATCAAGGCCTTGGAGATACTTGAAGATTTGATTTCAATCCATTGGAATGCCAATGACGCATGGCTTCTTCATATCGAACAAGGTAATGTTTTCGTAGACCTAGCTGAAAAAGCAGAGGACCGTGACATGGAAGTCGCATACTTGTTGGGTTGTGTTGCTTGCTTTTCGCAACATGTGACGGTATTTGAACTTTGTGCACAATCACTCTTCATGTTGGGCAGAAACCTTGCGTCTGTGTCACATTACAAGAAATGCTTGAAGAAAGCAAGAGAGGCTTTATCTGATAGTAACTCTAAGAAACTGAGTTCTTCTACTCCAGTGGCTTTCCGAGCCATAGTATCCCGAAAGAAGAAAGACCTCGAGGGTTTTATCGAAGATGCAGAGTCCATGATCGCTGCTTCCAAGACTTCTCCTTTACAAAAACCTGAGCCAAAAGTTCGGGACCCAGAGAAAACTCCAGAGCCGTCTAAGGATGATTTTCAGCGGTTTAGGTCCTATTGGGTGGGATTGGATGTTAAGATCAAAAGGGACTTTCTGAAAGTAAGCATTGCAAAGCTTACAAGTTTTGTCGGGGGAATACGTAAAAGAAAGGCACAAGAAGCTTTGGAGCAAGCTCTAGCTTCCAAGAAAGACAGAAAATGGACATTCTGGATGTGTAGAACTAAATGTTCCAAGAGGTGCTCTAGTGTTGAAGAATGTAGGAAGCATTTTGAACAACAACACGATGCAGATTTCAAACCTTCTTCAGAAAAGGATATAGTCAAGCGGATAGGAAATAACTGGGCTCGTAAGATATCGCTTGGAGGTTGGGAACCTGTGGATGCGGTAGCTGCCGTTGAAATGATCAAGAATCAGCTCGCAGATGTTAAAGCGTTTGCATCTAAATCTAAGAATGGATGGTCCTACGAATGGCCTTTAGCTGTCGATGAAGAGCGCAAGCAGTTACTCCAGGAAATCAAATTGCTCCTTGTCTCTTTTTGCGAGCTGAAAATACTCTCTGGTAGCATGCGAGACTGGGTGATGCATTTTCCAGTTAAGTATCTTGCAAAACTTGAAGTTTCCAAACAAGGGCTTATCGATTCTCACCTATCAGAAACACCTCAGAGTATCTGTTTTCTGGAATGTCATGAACTCACTCGAATCCTAGACTTTCTGAAAACCATCAAGTGTAAAAGGAATGATGGTACAGATCAGGTTTGCACAGCAGTAGATAGTGTCTTAGGTCGTATTCAAGTCAAAGTAAAGATCGACTTTGACCCTCAGTtttcatttctgcttttagaTAAAAGACTGCTGAAAATCAATGATGTTCAattcgatgatgatgaagggACGATCAATGTTTTGGATCCCAGTGCTCACTACGCCAAGGCACCAGTTCATGGAGATGATATCATATCCTGGTTAACTGACTACAATTCAGTAGATAAGACCTTTCCCAGACCTATCAGGGAACACAATCTTGATATCTGGTTGGCTGTTTTGAAAGCTGTTCAGTTCACCTGTAGGACTCTGGGAAACAAATATGCAAAGAAAGTACAGGTCGTGGACTATGATGCAGCTCTTACTGATGTCGAGAACATGTGTGTGAGCGAAAATGAAAGGAGAAAGAATCTGCCGGAAGATCAATGGAGCAGATATGCATCTCTTCTATGCGATGTGTGTGAAGAGAGAGTCCCCAAAAATTCCcttactacaaaattattcGTGCGTGCAGTAAGAGATGTTTTCGAAGGAGCATTGCATCCAACACTTGATTTCCTCGATTTAGAAGATTGCTTGAATTTTATACGTGAGCACAAAAGTCTCAGTGACGATAAAGTGTTGCAGGCCATAGACCTTCTGAAATCAGTGGTCACCCAAAAGGTTCGTCCATGATTTTAATATTCATTAACAACAGAATACCATGAAATTGTCCATCTAAAAGTATCTACATGACTTGCAGGTTCTTTTAATGGATACAAAGATCTTGCTGATTGATAATTCAAGGATAAGTTTGCTAAACAACCTCACAAGGCTTTCTGCTTTTGATAACCGCACTTATATCCTTCAACTGCTTAAACCTTTCTTGCTGGTTGGTTTGAAACTGTTATATACagaaagattttattttccgTCAAATTTTTCCTTTGAATTGTTTCTCATATGTTATTATGTCTCTTCTCATCCAGAACGAAATTGTGAATATGGAATCCAAAGCCAAGTCAGATGCAGCAGAAGCAGATCTTTTAAACGagttggagaaggagaagctaCAACCGAAGGAGAAGCCACAATCAAAGGAGAAGCCACAAtcaaagaagaggagagataGAACCAAAAAGGTCTTTGAAGTTCTAAATTCTCTATTCGCTTCTCTGAAAAATACTTTTGAAGATATATCGGTTAAACTATAAGTAATATGTCAATAACATCTTCCTATCTTATAGGGATATCATATCTTCTTTGTAGATATCGTTTCCTTACTTGTAGGATTCCATGGTTTGTGTATATAATACTTATATGGTTGATTTATCTTCTTGACGCAACAGAAACCTTCAACGAGCATATCTAGTCTCCTTGATAAGACTGTTGAACAGTAAGTACCTCAATGGTCAGTTCGCATGTTATAAATTGTTTTCGGGTTTTCTCTGACAAAACGTTTTGTTTCATGTACAGTAAACCTGAGAGTACATCTCCATCACTAAGAAcggttgaagaagattctaTGGAACCAGAAGATGCTCTTGCAAGTGAGACGGGTAGATTGGAAATTTCATccaaaacagaaattcaagagGAAGCTACTAAAGATGACCCTGGTTGTTAAAAGCTTCACAATTGACCAATAGTTTgaaccattttgtttttaagatgcataattcttatttctttcatTCGCCATTTTCAAGATATGCATAGCAGACATGGAGAAGATCCTCTGTCGGACCATTTGGAGTCAGCAGCTGGAGAAGCTGCAGCCAGATACAATTCAGCTCTTGACATGACGCTGAAGG includes:
- a CDS encoding Ubiquitin carboxyl-terminal hydrolase-related protein (Ubiquitin carboxyl-terminal hydrolase-related protein; FUNCTIONS IN: ubiquitin thiolesterase activity; INVOLVED IN: ubiquitin-dependent protein catabolic process; CONTAINS InterPro DOMAIN/s: Protein of unknown function DUF627 (InterPro:IPR006866), Peptidase C19, ubiquitin carboxyl-terminal hydrolase 2 (InterPro:IPR001394), Protein of unknown function DUF629 (InterPro:IPR006865); BEST Arabidopsis thaliana protein match is: Ubiquitin carboxyl-terminal hydrolase-related protein (TAIR:AT5G61940.1); Has 1807 Blast hits to 1807 proteins in 277 species: Archae - 0; Bacteria - 0; Metazoa - 736; Fungi - 347; Plants - 385; Viruses - 0; Other Eukaryotes - 339 (source: NCBI BLink).), with translation MASSFKKDVMAERLYKDAEDLIAKGNHIKALEILEDLISIHWNANDAWLLHIEQGNVFVDLAEKAEDRDMEVAYLLGCVACFSQHVTVFELCAQSLFMLGRNLASVSHYKKCLKKAREALSDSNSKKLSSSTPVAFRAIVSRKKKDLEGFIEDAESMIAASKTSPLQKPEPKVRDPEKTPEPSKDDFQRFRSYWVGLDVKIKRDFLKVSIAKLTSFVGGIRKRKAQEALEQALASKKDRKWTFWMCRTKCSKRCSSVEECRKHFEQQHDADFKPSSEKDIVKRIGNNWARKISLGGWEPVDAVAAVEMIKNQLADVKAFASKSKNGWSYEWPLAVDEERKQLLQEIKLLLVSFCELKILSGSMRDWVMHFPVKYLAKLEVSKQGLIDSHLSETPQSICFLECHELTRILDFLKTIKCKRNDGTDQVCTAVDSVLGRIQVKVKIDFDPQFSFLLLDKRLLKINDVQFDDDEGTINVLDPSAHYAKAPVHGDDIISWLTDYNSVDKTFPRPIREHNLDIWLAVLKAVQFTCRTLGNKYAKKVQVVDYDAALTDVENMCVSENERRKNLPEDQWSRYASLLCDVCEERVPKNSLTTKLFVRAVRDVFEGALHPTLDFLDLEDCLNFIREHKSLSDDKVLQAIDLLKSVVTQKVLLMDTKILLIDNSRISLLNNLTRLSAFDNRTYILQLLKPFLLNEIVNMESKAKSDAAEADLLNELEKEKLQPKEKPQSKEKPQSKKRRDRTKKKPSTSISSLLDKTVEHKPESTSPSLRTVEEDSMEPEDALASETGRLEISSKTEIQEEATKDDPDMHSRHGEDPLSDHLESAAGEAAARYNSALDMTLKALLSIKIFKEDLMQNSQQIQDQRQEQVPTALQNLFTAVVSEAIQDEGVYSCLLSDFLTSQEEFLSMSSDAAKVVVAVLNLWRCWKNPERESLVTRLFTLVENKRMSCRKCRRITNSPVQSSYGIVMAADSIRELKCAFGNIKFVDILKLIRLGYKMLCDNKKGGCGKKSYVDHIIRRCPPIFTIVLEWEKSETEKEISETTKALDWEIDISRLYEEGLETNTNYRLVSMVGCGEGEEEHVCLAYEKNRWVNLRRECFAGEDVGDWKNVVRFCGERKVRPEILIYESVRLMA